In Populus nigra chromosome 1, ddPopNigr1.1, whole genome shotgun sequence, one genomic interval encodes:
- the LOC133700102 gene encoding uncharacterized protein LOC133700102 produces the protein MASGWVKSLQCKSRAFDDVFNPNPKHLLPSSSCRKTSSKIIKDVIIETKTKKPKPKHHPINQNQQKPKPEHVSTPPTLSRSARNPDPVFPVLAELPEGHPSRNVVEIIFHTSWSNKSFPGRIEMIFKVQNGPRTVTRFEEYRDIVKTRAGLSGGTTWEENARCVADGNEMMRFYCLGPAGGVHDARGVAWVFPGGKGAVVCTFSGSGGAHESAGAGRGRRAMLVCRVVAGRVTKQIGFDSLIDDCRVGFDSVSGDNGELLVFDSRAVLPCFLIIYRL, from the coding sequence ATGGCGAGCGGGTGGGTTAAGTCATTGCAATGTAAGTCAAGAGCATTTGATGATGTTTTTAACCCGAACCCCAAACACTTACTGCCCAGTTCCAGTTGCAGGAAAACCTCTTCAAAAATCATTAAAGATGTCATTATtgaaaccaaaaccaagaaaccAAAACCTAAACACCATCCTATCAATCAGAACCAACAAAAGCCCAAACCTGAACACGTTTCTACACCCCCGACGCTTTCTCGGTCAGCCCGCAACCCTGACCCGGTTTTCCCTGTCCTCGCCGAGCTGCCCGAGGGACACCCTTCGAGAAATGTGGTAGAGATTATCTTTCACACGAGTTGGAGCAATAAATCATTTCCGGGTCGGATCGAGATGATTTTCAAAGTGCAAAACGGGCCCAGAACGGTGACCCGATTTGAAGAATACCGAGACATTGTTAAAACCCGGGCCGGGTTGTCGGGTGGGACCACGTGGGAGGAGAATGCAAGGTGCGTCGCCGATGGAAACGAGATGATGCGGTTTTATTGCCTGGGTCCCGCTGGAGGTGTACATGACGCGCGTGGTGTTGCGTGGGTTTTCCCAGGGGGGAAAGGGGCAGTGGTTTGCACGTTCTCCGGCAGTGGAGGAGCTCATGAGAGCGCTGGTGCTGGTAGGGGAAGGAGAGCAATGCTTGTTTGTCGGGTCGTAGCGGGTCGGGTTACAAAGCAAATCGGTTTTGATTCGTTGATAGATGACTGTCGGGTCGGGTTTGACTCGGTGAGTGGGGACAATGGCGAGTTGCTGGTATTTGATAGTCGTGCGGTGTTGCCTTGTTTTCTTATTATCTATAGATTGTAA